One region of Quercus lobata isolate SW786 chromosome 2, ValleyOak3.0 Primary Assembly, whole genome shotgun sequence genomic DNA includes:
- the LOC115978197 gene encoding uncharacterized protein LOC115978197, producing MAALMYQIFSSSALVSLGLYHLISTTRNYLKSPQPSYFAKPFHPFPHNRLRHLQLYLLILCLIIAFAHQLLLSAESDPLVKGHTPVHRFTSLQSAAVLFLFLLLSVSLLLSDSPTSLLPLPPDLFFALGSAVFFLQYSVSSTAATVQTSDLQANCDTISARISALISLLCLILACQPRLFVADVGLGAAFCLQGLWVLQTGLSLYVEAFIPEGCHGLLDVVSGVEGSTKCELEDSRLRAVALLDLVFLVHVMFVVLIAMVTYAVVAKTVGFGDWGLMRPCLLLLLITIIFRFR from the coding sequence atggcaGCCCTAATGTACCAAATATTCTCATCATCGGCGTTGGTATCATTAGGGCTATACCATCTGATCAGCACCACGAGAAACTACCTCAAATCTCCACAACCGTCCTACTTTGCCAAACCCTTCCACCCTTTCCCTCACAATCGCCTCAGACACCTTCAACTCTACCTCCTCATCCTCTGCCTCATCATCGCTTTCGCTCACCAACTCCTCCTATCTGCCGAATCCGACCCACTCGTCAAAGGCCACACCCCCGTCCACCGCTTCACTTCCCTCCAATCCGCCGCcgtcctcttcctcttcctcctcctctccGTCTCCCTCCTCCTCTCCGACTCCCCTACCTCCCTCCTCCCCCTCCCTCCCGATCTCTTCTTCGCACTCGGCTCCGCCGTTTTCTTCTTGCAATACTCCGTCTCCTCCACCGCCGCCACCGTCCAGACCTCCGATCTCCAAGCCAACTGCGACACCATCTCCGCGCGAATCTCCGCTCTcatctctctcctctgtctAATCCTCGCCTGCCAGCCCAGGCTCTTTGTTGCCGATGTGGGACTCGGGGCTGCTTTCTGCTTGCAAGGCCTTTGGGTTTTGCAAACTGGGTTGTCTCTCTACGTCGAGGCTTTTATCCCTGAAGGGTGTCATGGTTTGCTTGATGTGGTGAGTGGCGTAGAAGGGTCGACTAAGTGCGAGCTCGAGGACTCGAGGTTGCGAGCTGTGGCTCTTCTGGATCTGGTGTTTCTGGTTCATGTGATGTTTGTCGTGTTGATTGCGATGGTTACTTACGCCGTTGTTGCGAAAACCGTCGGATTCGGAGATTGGGGTCTTATGAGGCCTTGCCTACTGCTGCTGTTGATAACAATCATATTCAGATTCAGATGA
- the LOC115976316 gene encoding LOW QUALITY PROTEIN: DNA cross-link repair protein SNM1 (The sequence of the model RefSeq protein was modified relative to this genomic sequence to represent the inferred CDS: deleted 1 base in 1 codon) → MISVAITGGEVVEDEQEEFETNVEPSDSDILLDDNGFPSFQLDPEPHVYQNNNASSSIRNQQESESESDSFASDFYRSGTDWSCLLLQHHDDDGDVDTITGDCNQINGHDGKTQSERKMKQANLFQMWGLKKPHLSQPPLKKMKIGNERTHFTKKTNVSANPNSRPRLCPFYKKIPGTPFTVDAFRYGHIEGCSAYFLTHFHYDHYGGLSKGWSHGPIYCTPITARLLAMCLSVNPSFICPLELNTENVIKGVRVVLLEANHCPGAALIHFRLPNGQCYLHTGDFRACKLMQTYSLLLNERVNVLFLDTTYCNPKYKFPSKEDVLSYVVRTTQNCLKRQPKTLVVVGAYSIGKESVYLAISKALGVKIYANASRRRVLHSFGWPELSGILCSHGKDTLLHVLPISSLRFETLKDYLKTYKDQYAAVLAFRPTGWTYSETIGNQLDLIKPSSKGNVTIFGVPYSEHSSFTELREFVQLLRPDKIIPTVNVGNATNRDKMHSCFREWLKG, encoded by the exons ATGATATCTGTGGCAATTACAGGGGGTGAGGTAGTTGAAGATGAACAAGAAGAATTTGAAACCAACGTTGAACCCTCCGACTCCGACATCCTTTTAGACGACAACGGTTTCCCATCGTTTCAACTCGACCCAGAACCACATGTCTACCAGAATAATAATGCCTCCTCCTCAATTAGGAACCAACAAgaatcagaatcagaatcagACAGTTTTGCTTCTGATTTCTATCGCAGTGGAACCGATTGGTCTTGCTTATTGCTGCAACAccatgatgatgatggtgatgttGATACTATTACTGGGGATTGCAATCAAATAAATGGGCACGATGGAAAAACCCAATCCGAGAGAAAGATGAAACAAGCCAATTTGTTCCAGATGTGGGGACTGAAAAAGCCACATCTTTCTCAGCCCCcattgaagaagatgaagattggAAATGAAAGAACCCATTTCACAAAGAAGACCAACGTTTCTGCAAATCCTAATAGTCGCCCTCGTCTTTGTCCCTTCTATAAAAAAATCCCAG GCACGCCATTCACTGTGGATGCGTTCCGCTATGGTCATATTGAAGGATGCTCTGCATATTTTCTAACCCACTTTCATTATGATCATTATGGTGGCCTCAGCAAGGGATGGTCCCATGGCCCCATCTATTGCACCCCTATCACTGCTCGCCTACTTGCAATGTGTCTCTCCGTAAATCCATC ATTTATCTGTCCTTTGGAGTTAAATACTGAAAATGTAATCAAAGGAGTTAGAGTAGTGTTACTAGAAGCTAATCACTGCCCAGGTGCAGCTTTGATTCACTTTCGTCTCCCAAATGGCCAATGCTATTTGCATACTGGAGACTTCAGAGCTTGTAAACTGATGCAAACTTACTCC CTTCTGCTAAATGAACGAGTAAATGTGCTGTTCCTGGACACAACATATTGTAACCCAAAGTACAA GTTCCCTTCCAAAGAAGATGTTTTAAGTTATGTTGTCAGAACTACCCAGAACTGTCTCAAAAGGCAACCAAAAACTCTTGTAGTTGTTGGTGCGTATAGCATTGGAAAAGAAAGTGTTTATCTAGCCATTTCTAAGGCATTAGGG GTTAAAATATATGCAAATGCTTCAAGAAGACGAGTTTTGCATTCTTTTGGTTGGCCCGAGCTTTCTGGGATTCTTTGTTCACATGGAAAGGACACACTTCTTCATGTTCTGCCTATATCATCCTTGCGATTTGAG acTCTTAAGGATTATTTGAAAACCTACAAGGATCAATATGCAGCAGTTTTGGCATTTCGACCGACAG GTTGGACTTACTCTGAGACTATAGGCAACCAACTGGATCTAATAAAACCTAGTTCCAAAGGCAATGTCACAATTTTTG GGGTTCCATATAGTGAGCACTCCAGTTTTACGGAACTGCGAGAGTTTGTTCAG CTTTTGAGGCCTGACAAGATTATTCCTACTGTCAACGTTGGGAATGCAACAAATCGAGACAAGATGCACTCATGCTTCAGAGAATGGCTGAAAGGCTGA
- the LOC115976315 gene encoding probable magnesium transporter NIPA8 — protein MGEWVIGAFINLFGSIAINFGTNLLKLGHNERERYSLESDGANGKLPLKPIIHFQTWRVGIVFFLLGNCLNFISFGYAAQSLLAALGSIQFVSNIAFAYFVLNKMVTVKVLVATAFIVLGNVFLVAFGNHQSPVFTPEQLAEKYSNITFLFYCLILILVVALHHSIYRRGEHMLAVPGQDLRPYWHMALPFSYAVVSGAVGSCSVLFAKSLSNLLRLAMYNGYELHSWFTYSMLLLFLSTAGFWMTRLNEGLALFDAILIVPMFQIAWTFFSICTGFIYFQEYQVFDALRTTMFILGMMCVFIGICLLAPDDTKGGEVKDNSSLVSVVSSSLSTEEDRLVEPSGDAHSTKDARSFMQGVVMKIMDVIAKAKTACALSLGSGEDSINASAILVMPMVSSKITGFRGSGFDRAKIFSLRNAGWSKISMDEDGAKMLDASPAFPDNL, from the exons ATGGGGGAGTGGGTCATTGGAGCCTTCATCAACCTATTTGGTAGCATTGCCATAAACTTTGGAACAAACCTTCTTAAATTAGGTCATAATGAG AGAGAAAGGTATTCACTAGAAAGTGATGGAGCAAACGGAAAGCTGCCTTTGAAGCCTATTATACATTTCCAAACCTGGAGAGTTG GGATTGTATTTTTCCTTCTTGGAAATTGCCTTAATTTCATTTCCTTTGGATATGCGGCTCAG TCTCTTCTAGCAGCCCTGGGATCTATACAGTTTGTTTCCAATATTGCGTTTGCTTACTTCGTCCTGAACAAAATGGTGACTGTCAA GGTACTGGTTGCCACGGCCTTTATTGTCCTTGGAAACGTTTTTCTCGTCGCTTTTGGCAACCACCAGTCACCTG TTTTTACACCAGAGCAGTTGGCAGAGAAGTATAGCAACATTACATTCCTTTTTTACTGTCTGATTTTGATCTTAGTTGTTGCCTTACATCACTCTATCTACCG GAGAGGAGAACATATGCTTGCTGTTCCTGGACAAGACCTTAGACCGTATTGGCATATGGCACTTCCTTTTTCATATGCTGTAGTTTCAGGTGCTGTAGGATCATGCTCAGTGTTGTTTGCAAAATCCCT CTCTAACCTTTTACGACTGGCCATGTATAATGGTTATGAGTTGCACAGCTGGTTCACGTATTCCAtgcttcttttatttcttaGTACAGCTGGATTTTGG ATGACAAGGTTAAATGAAGGATTGGCACTATTTGATGCAATTCTTATAGTACCTATGTTTCAGATTGCTTGGACTTTCTTCTCCATTTGTACAggatttatttactttcaagaatatcag GTTTTTGATGCGCTAAGGACGACAATGTTCATACTAGGAATGATGTGTGTCTTCATAGGAATTTGTTTGTTGGCACCTGATGACACGAAAG GTGGTGAGGTCAAAGATAATTCATCTTTAGTTTCTGTGGTTTCTTCGAGCCTTTCAACAGAAGAGGATAG GTTGGTTGAACCATCTGGAGATGCACACAGTACTAAAGATGCGAGATCATTTATGCAAGGAGTGGTAATGAAGATTATGGATGTAATAGCCAAGGCAAAG ACTGCTTGTGCATTATCACTAGGTTCTGGGGAGGATTCAATCAATGCATCTGCAATTCTTGTGATGCCCATGGTGTCTTCAAAGATAACGGGCTTTAGAGGAAGTGGGTTTGACCGGGCTAAGATTTTCTCATTGAGAAATGCTGGTTGGAGTAAGATATCGATGGATGAAGATGGTGCGAAAATGCTAGACGCAAGCCCAGCGTTCCCTGATAACCTTTAA